The DNA region GCAGAACCTGTCGGGCACCATCGGTCCGGACCGCCGCGGCCGGATTCGGCTCAACGTATCTTCGGTGCTCACGCAGTTCGCGGACGCGCACAACTTCTGCGAACGCCACCAATGGCCGATCTGTTCGGGTATCGGCCTGGTCAACCCGATCTCGTTCCCCATCAGCCGTTCCGACCCGCTGGGCATCGTCAGCGCCGTCACCGGCGTCATCCCCCCGCCGAACCCGGAGCACCCGAGGTGAGCCCCGTGCGCAAACCGGCCACCACCACCGCGGCCATGCTCGGCATCGCCGCGCTGAGCGGCGTCGCCCTGTGGGCCGGATCCGAGATCGGCATCCAGGACCTGCCGATCGGACGCAGCGCCCAGGGCCAGGCGATGTCGCTCACCGTCGTGCTGCCGACCGCGGACGGCATCGCGATCGGCGCCGACGTGCGCGACGGGCAGAAGGTGGTCGGGCGGGTCAGCGGGTTGAGCCTCGCGGCCTCCGGGGCCTCGGTGGAGCTGAGTGTGCGTGCTGACGCGCAGTTGCCCGTCAACACCATCGCCAGCGTGGAACTGCCGTCGGCCCTGGGCAATCCGTTCGTTCGACTGGCTGCACCCGAGCAGCCGTCCGGTCGTGCGCTGCGCGACGGCGACGTCATTCCGCCCACCCAGACCGAACTCGGGCCGCAGATCGAGACGGCGCTGGCCACCTTCGGCGCGTTGATGTCCCGCAGCGGCGTCGACCAGTTGACCACGATCGTCACCGAACTCGACAAGGCCTTCGGGGGCCGCACGGCGAAGGTCCGCGGGCTCCTCGACGCGATGTCGGTGCTGACCGCCAAAACCGAAGAACACCAACGCGACTTCGATGAGGCATTGCGCCTGGCGTCCGACATCAGCGCGCAGTTCGCCCGCGAACAGCACACGCTCAACGCCTATCTGGACTCGCTGCCCAGGGTGGTGGCCATGCTCGATGTCCAGCGGGCCAAGATCGAGACGCTGTTCGCCTCGACGACCGCGCTGGCCGCCACCGCCAACCATGCCTTCGCGCACGC from Mycolicibacterium sp. MU0053 includes:
- a CDS encoding MCE family protein: MRKPATTTAAMLGIAALSGVALWAGSEIGIQDLPIGRSAQGQAMSLTVVLPTADGIAIGADVRDGQKVVGRVSGLSLAASGASVELSVRADAQLPVNTIASVELPSALGNPFVRLAAPEQPSGRALRDGDVIPPTQTELGPQIETALATFGALMSRSGVDQLTTIVTELDKAFGGRTAKVRGLLDAMSVLTAKTEEHQRDFDEALRLASDISAQFAREQHTLNAYLDSLPRVVAMLDVQRAKIETLFASTTALAATANHAFAHADTAAIVRDAGTVVTALSSYNDRLTDTLSTMNTFLDRFGASVHGDYLMFDGALDIPGTIDKLLTGGLIVNGIPITGQQALDGFLSGGLR